The stretch of DNA GTTATGATAAACATAAACTTATTGTAACAGATATTGTTTTAATTATGCATTTGCATCACTTATAACAAAGTCTAAGGAGTCTTCTTCTTGTGTCAAGGGTCCTTTCCTCATGGGATGCCCATTATGCAGTGGTGTTGACAACTTTGGCTGTTGCATCCCTCAGGGCATGATGTTATAACAGTATGCAAACTTCTGTTCCAGGTGACACAAGATGTATGATGTATATGCAAACAACTCGCAGAGCCAACCAACCACCCCGCCGGCCACAGAGAAGGTGCTCCGCTTTGACCGCGGGTACATCTCCTCCCTGCCTGGCATTCTCAAGGGAGTCCAGTTGGTAAGATGTATGATGTGTACACAAACAACCTGCAGGAAAAGAGGCAACCAGATTAATCCCAATACAGCATAGTTTCTCCTAAGTAACTTTCATTAAACTAGTGTATGTATTTGACAATTTTTGGGATTTGGTAACTGAACAGATCCCAGGCTCCCTTAGCGTTAGTGTAAAGTttgatattgttttttttttgtatacctAACTTAGAcacaatgtattaaatgtatttaaatgataaatggTTTATTTCTTTCCTTTCAGTTATGTAATCTGATTGGTTTCATCTGCATAAAAGTGTCAAACATCTGGATCTCATCGATCCCCTACAACCTGCTGTACTGGATCTGTATGGTTATCACCACGTTCCTGCTACTATCATACTCGTTCCACGTGGTGGAGAAGCACGACCGCTGGCCGTGGCTCAAGCTAGAGTTCTTCTACTGCTGCGCGGTCGTCTTGATCTACATCATCCTAGCAATCATTGCCACTGTCATCGGCGAGGGCGGGTATGCCGTAGGGGTGAGTTACACACATCTCATAATGATTTAAACTGCCGTTTTTGCGAATTAATATCAAGTAGAACTGGACAAAGAATAGAAATAATCGCGTATAAAGCAGCCAAAAATTGGTCATAATATAGGACCTTATCATTGTACctacgagggttgcactgaaaatgtcgggaatagagaaaactgtcgcatctagacggtcaatctttattttaatacatacttaaactcaaactgaccacgcatataaattttcttttgaaagtaatcattctgtaatgc from Cydia splendana chromosome 5, ilCydSple1.2, whole genome shotgun sequence encodes:
- the LOC134790998 gene encoding CKLF-like MARVEL transmembrane domain-containing protein 3 — translated: MYDVYANNSQSQPTTPPATEKVLRFDRGYISSLPGILKGVQLLCNLIGFICIKVSNIWISSIPYNLLYWICMVITTFLLLSYSFHVVEKHDRWPWLKLEFFYCCAVVLIYIILAIIATVIGEGGYAVGFFGFCAIIAYGFDGFLKYKAWKRGLPPQ